The bacterium genome segment AACTCGAGCTGCGGGAGAAAGGGAAGCAGGCTGTCCCGAATCAGCGAACCGGGGTGGGGATCCTGCGCGCCGTGCAGCATGAGCACGGGCGCGCGGATCGCCGCGAAGGCCGCCGGGTAGACATCCGCCGCCTGGAGCCGCAACATGTCGGTCCAGGTCTCGGCGTGGGCGCGGGCGTCGAGCGCGGCATGGCTGACCTCGGGGAGCAGATCGACACCGAAGGCGGCATCGAAGCGCTCGGCCTTGGCGAGCAGGCGGCGGTCGGGATCCATCTCGCTGTGGTCCAGCGCCGCGAGCGAGGCCAGGAAGCCCTTGCCGCCGCGCTGCTCGAGCGCCAGGGTGTACTGCGTGCGGGCCGCTTCGTCGAAGGTGCCGCAGCCCACCAGCGCGAGCGCCGCGAAGGCCGTGGGCGCCGCGGCCGCCGCGGCCAGGGCGAGCATCGCACCCCAGGAGTGACCCACGAGGGCGGGTTGCTCACCGGGGCACTCGGCCGCGGCGAGCGCGAGCAGGTCGTCGACGTGCTGCGCGACCGTGAGCGGCCCACCGTCTGCGCTCCCCCGCTGCCAGGGCTCCAGAACGCGAAAGCCCGCGGCGAGACCGCGGGCCAGTCCTGCTGCGGAGCCCGGCGCGCCGGGCCCGCCGTGCAGGACGATCACGCAAGGGGCCGCTGTCGCCGCGGCGCCATGGCGATCGAGCCTCACTTCAGATCGAGCTCGATGCCGCCCACCAGCTTGGCCAGCCCGTTGTAGATCGACGAGCCGATCACGCCGATCAGGAAGCCCAGGCAGCCGTAGAGGATCGGCATGAAGATCAGCGCGCCCAGGCCGAAGAACGCGGCGATGAAGGGGGGAAGGCTCTGGTCGACGAGCGTGGCCATGAGCCCCAGCGTCGCGAAGAGCGCGACGAAGCTGCCGGCGATGAGGCCGATGCAGGCGTAGAGCAGCGCGAGCACCTTGCCGGCCGAGAGCACGCCGATGCGCTTGAGAACCATGGTCGCCTCCGGGGATGACGGGTGGAGTTGGAAACGGACCTCCTACCGGCCCGCGACCGCGCGATTCAGCCCGGCCAGGCCGCAGGCGGCGAGCAGGGCCGGCACGTCGGCGACCGGCGCCACGGCGCCCTTCGGCAGGCCCTTGCCGAGCGTCGCCGTCGCCGCGACCAGCACGCGCTCGAAGCCCAGGCGCAGGGCCTCGTGGCAGCGCTCCTCGAGATGGCTGCCCGCGCGCAGGTTGCCGCGCAGCCCCACTTCGCCGAGGGCGAGCGTGGCGTCCGGCAGGGACCGGCCGCTGAAGCCCGAGGCGAGGGCGACGAGCAGGGCGGCGTCGGTCGCCGGATCGTCCAGGCGCAGGCCGCCGGCCACGCTGACGAAGAGGTCGCTGCCGCCCAGCGCGAGCCCGGCGCTCCGCTCGAGCACGGCGACGAGCAGCGAGACGCGCCGCGGGTCCACGCCCTGCACCACGCGGGCCGGCGTGCCGTAGCGCGGCGCGCTCACCAGGGTCTGCACCTCGACGGCCAGCGGTCGCGTGCCGGTGAAGGTCACGGTCACGGCCGTGCCCAGCTCGCCCTTCAGGTGCCGGCCGCCGAGGAAGCCGGCCGGGTCCTCCACGGCGACGAGACCGGCGCCGGTCATCTCGAAGAGCGCGATCTCGTGCGTGGGGCCGAAGCGGTTCTTCACCGCGCGCAGGATGCGGCCGAGGCCGGCCTCCTCGCCCTCGAAGTAGAAGACCGCGTCCACCATGTGCTCGAGCTGGCGCGGCCCCGCGATCTGCCCCTCCTTCGTGACGTGGCCGATGAGCACCAACGGAAAACCGCGCTCCTTGGCTGCGCGGCTCAGCACCTGCGAAACGTGGCGCAGTTGCGTGACCGAGCCCGTGGCGGCCTCGATGTCGGCGTCGCCGAGGGTCTGCACGGAGTCGAGCACGACGAGCGCGGGCGCGAGTTGCTCGATGGCGGCGAGCACAGGCGCGAGCTCGGTGGCGGCGAGAAAGTAGAGCGCGGGCGCGAGCGCGCCCAGGCGCTCGGCGCGCAGTCGCACCTGGCCGGGGCTCTCCTCGCCGCTCACGTAGAGGACGGGTTGCGGGCTCGTGGCGGCCATCGCCTGCGCGGCCTGGAGCAGCAGGGTCGACTTGCCGATACCGGGGTCGCCCCCCACCAGCACGACCGAGCCCGGCACGAAGCCGCCGCCGAGCACGCGGTCCAGCTCGGCGAGGCCGCTGGCCAGGCGGCGGCTCGCATCCAGCGGCAACTCGGCCAGCGGCCGCGGGATCGCCGCGGTGCCGATCGACCCCGCCGCGCCCGCAACCACCGCGCGCGGGCCGCGGGCGGCGGCCTCCTTGCCGATCGCGCGGGCGAGCTCGGTGAGCGAGTCCCAGGCGCCGCACTGCGGACATTTGCCCAGCCAGGTGGCGCTCTCGGCGCCGCACTCCTTGCAGAGGAAGCGGGTGTTCTTCTTGGGCATGCGCGCATCCTAGCACAGGGCGCTGAAGCGCGACAGCGCCGCTTGCCGCGGCCGCCGCCGGGCTGCTATCCTTCTCGGGTCTGGCTCCGGGCCCCTGCCCGGCGGCCCTCCCGCGAGCAACTGGATGCCGAGCAGCAAGCCGACGCGAACCCCTCACCGCCGGCTGGCGACCCGGGCCTTCCGGATCGTGCTGGGCATTGCTCTGCTCGGCGGCCTCTGGCTCGGCCCGGCCGGCCGCGCCGCCGCCCTCCCCCCGCACAGCGAGCACCATCCGCGCCTGCTCTTCGGCACCGGCGAGGAGGACGCGCTCTACACGGCGATCCAGGCGGACATCACGCGCGCGCAGGTCTGGCAGGAGGCCATCGAGGTCGCTGCCGTCATCTCGAGCTGGGTGCCCGACTCGCTGCTCAAGAGCTACTTCGGCTACAACTACATCGAGGAACTGTCGCTGCTGTCGACACTGGAGCCCGGGCCCTCCTCGCTGCTCTACGGCCGCGCGGTGATCGACGCCCTCATCTGGCAGTGCGACACCTACGACACCGAACTGGACGTCTTCCTCGGCCAGCTCGCCCCCACCCTGCGCCTGCACAACCTGGCCTGGGGCTACGACCTCGCCGGCTGGGCGGCCACCGAGGCCGAGCGCGAGCGGATCGCGGCCGAGATGCTGCTCTACCTCGAGGCGATGGCGACTCACTGGGACTTCACGCGCTTCCTCTACAACCCCTACGTCAGCAACAAGGGCATCTCGATCGGCGCGATGATGCTGCTCGCCGTGCTCGCCCTGGAGCCCGACCTGCCCGGCGCGCCCGCGCTGGCCACGGGGCGCGCGGCCGCCGAGCAGTACCTCGCCGTCGGTCTCGGCGAGATGTTCGCGCCCGACGGCATCTACCGCGAGGGCCTCGGCTACGAGGT includes the following:
- the radA gene encoding DNA repair protein RadA, translating into MPKKNTRFLCKECGAESATWLGKCPQCGAWDSLTELARAIGKEAAARGPRAVVAGAAGSIGTAAIPRPLAELPLDASRRLASGLAELDRVLGGGFVPGSVVLVGGDPGIGKSTLLLQAAQAMAATSPQPVLYVSGEESPGQVRLRAERLGALAPALYFLAATELAPVLAAIEQLAPALVVLDSVQTLGDADIEAATGSVTQLRHVSQVLSRAAKERGFPLVLIGHVTKEGQIAGPRQLEHMVDAVFYFEGEEAGLGRILRAVKNRFGPTHEIALFEMTGAGLVAVEDPAGFLGGRHLKGELGTAVTVTFTGTRPLAVEVQTLVSAPRYGTPARVVQGVDPRRVSLLVAVLERSAGLALGGSDLFVSVAGGLRLDDPATDAALLVALASGFSGRSLPDATLALGEVGLRGNLRAGSHLEERCHEALRLGFERVLVAATATLGKGLPKGAVAPVADVPALLAACGLAGLNRAVAGR
- a CDS encoding alpha/beta hydrolase, with amino-acid sequence MRPGRAESRGRGPVGGPFPTPPVIPGGDHGSQAHRRALGRQGARAALRLHRPHRRQLRRALRDAGAHGHARRPEPSPLHRRVLRPGRADLHADPLRLPGLPDRRDRLVDLQRAGQAGGRHRARSEVRLDRHGAAATAAPCVIVLHGGPGAPGSAAGLARGLAAGFRVLEPWQRGSADGGPLTVAQHVDDLLALAAAECPGEQPALVGHSWGAMLALAAAAAAPTAFAALALVGCGTFDEAARTQYTLALEQRGGKGFLASLAALDHSEMDPDRRLLAKAERFDAAFGVDLLPEVSHAALDARAHAETWTDMLRLQAADVYPAAFAAIRAPVLMLHGAQDPHPGSLIRDSLLPFLPQLEFRAFARCGHYPWRERAVRAEFFALLADWLGRQSACQPRGL